A genome region from Gemmatimonadota bacterium includes the following:
- a CDS encoding sulfatase-like hydrolase/transferase produces the protein LVIYTTDNGPWCQSKYYENKKGHPEGSIFWGDPGPLRAGKGSAYEAGSRVPCIVRWPGKVPAGRTSDTLWATIDLMPTFTSLSGVKPPIDRVIDGIDQTALLLGQTEEGRETFIYDQVGDGDANMGVGIRKGNWKLLLPGRKPEQDHRFLMDFGTNGLELYDLDRDIGEKNNVADDHPEVVKELRETLDSFKKGVVE, from the coding sequence CACTGGTGATCTATACGACCGATAATGGACCGTGGTGCCAGTCCAAATACTATGAAAACAAGAAAGGTCATCCAGAGGGTTCCATCTTTTGGGGCGATCCCGGTCCGCTGCGCGCCGGTAAGGGATCCGCTTATGAAGCCGGATCTCGTGTGCCGTGTATTGTCCGCTGGCCGGGTAAAGTCCCGGCTGGGCGCACCTCGGATACGCTCTGGGCCACGATTGATTTAATGCCGACTTTTACCTCACTATCAGGTGTCAAACCACCGATAGATCGCGTGATTGACGGCATTGATCAGACCGCATTGCTTTTGGGGCAGACAGAAGAAGGCCGAGAAACCTTTATCTATGATCAGGTGGGAGATGGCGATGCCAATATGGGTGTCGGTATTAGAAAGGGAAATTGGAAGTTGCTGCTTCCTGGGCGCAAACCAGAACAAGACCATCGTTTTCTGATGGATTTTGGAACAAATGGGCTGGAGTTATACGATCTGGATCGCGACATTGGCGAAAAGAACAACGTCGCAGACGATCATCCCGAAGTTGTAAAAGAACTTCGTGAAACCTTAGACAGTTTTAAAAAAGGCGTAGTGGAATGA